The Oscillospiraceae bacterium genome has a segment encoding these proteins:
- a CDS encoding aminodeoxychorismate/anthranilate synthase component II: MTLLIDNYDSFAYNLYQYVGSLDPQVQVIRNDDLTVAEIEALHPTAVILSPGPGRPADAGVCEELIPALAGKCKMLGVCLGHQAICEAFGGRITYAKELMHGRECNMTITCPDGLFAGLSSPMTVARYHSLAATDLPDCLEVTATAPDGEIMAVQHKEYEIYGVQFHPESVMTPDGLQLIRNFLEG, translated from the coding sequence ATGACCCTACTGATTGATAATTACGACTCCTTTGCCTACAATCTGTATCAATATGTAGGCAGCCTGGACCCGCAGGTGCAGGTGATCCGCAACGACGACTTAACCGTAGCGGAGATTGAGGCGCTGCACCCCACAGCGGTGATCCTCTCCCCCGGACCGGGCCGACCGGCAGACGCCGGGGTGTGCGAGGAATTGATCCCGGCCCTGGCAGGCAAGTGCAAAATGCTGGGGGTATGCCTGGGGCACCAGGCCATTTGCGAGGCCTTTGGTGGGCGCATTACCTACGCCAAGGAACTGATGCACGGCCGGGAATGCAACATGACGATCACCTGCCCCGACGGCCTGTTTGCCGGACTCAGCAGTCCCATGACCGTGGCCCGCTACCACAGCCTGGCAGCCACGGACCTGCCGGACTGCCTGGAAGTGACCGCTACGGCGCCGGACGGCGAAATTATGGCGGTGCAGCATAAAGAATATGAAATTTACGGTGTGCAGTTCCACCCGGAGTCGGTGATGACCCCGGACGGCCTGCAACTGATCCGCAACTTTTTGGAGGGATAA